GCATCATTACTCCAAGATATTTGCCAAGATACCCATAGCTCTCATACCAGAGTTTATGGCCCAGGGATATGAGGAAGAAGCACGCATTCCAGGTTTAGGTGAAAAGCCCAAAGGAATCGCTTTTATGTCAAACTTTATTACCAAGAAACGTAAAAAGCCACATAAAACGAGCGAGATAATGAAAGTAAAGTCTGCCACACTTACACAGGGGCTTTCACGAAAAAGCACAATACTTTCAAAGGATTATTCAATTAAAGAAGCTGAAATAAAAGATAGCCCAGGCTTGGCATTACTCTACCGTGAGATTTTTGCGAGCTATCCGTTTCCAATTACGGATCCAATTTTTGTCGCTCAAAGCATGGCTGAAAATGTGCGTTATTTTGTGATCAGACACAAACGGGAAATTGTGGCTGTAGCTGCGGCCGAAATGGACTATGATTGTCGAGCTGTGGAAATGACTGATTTTGCTACAATTCCAGCCTATAGAGGAAATCAGCTGGGACAAATGCTTTTGGATCACATGGAAACAGCTATGCTTACAGAACCCATAGATACAGCCTATACCATTGCCAGGGCTGTGTCTTACGGAATGAATATTACCTTTGGACGGGCAGATTACGAATTCGCCGGCACGCTAATTAATAATACTCATATCGGCGGATCCATCGAAAGCATGAATGTCTGGTATAAACAACTCATCCATATTTAATCAACAAAAACTGGAGTCTTCTTATGCATGGAAAACTACATTCAAACAAAGAATTTAATAAATATCAAACTGCTGAGACTATTGATGATCTACCTGACCTCGTGACTGATCATTCTGAACTTGATGAAATTAGCGAGATTGAGATACCGGATGCTATTAAAGATCCAGTAACTCTGCAGGATCTAGCGCACCGAGACTTTTCGTCAGATTTGTTTTGGCAGAAAATCCCAGCTTTTAAAAATGTAGACCGCGAAACTTTTATGGACGTGAGCTTCCAAAATAGCAATTCTGCAACAAAAGTAGATCATCTTGATGAGCTTTTGGAAGATTTGGTTCCCGCAGCTTTCCTTGATGATGTGCGTGAAGGAATGAGGTTGGCGCCCATGAATCTGCGCCTTTCCCCCTATGTTATTAGTCTCATCGATTGGGATAACCCCTATGATGATCCGCTTCGGATTCAATTTATTCCGGTGGCATCCACGCGTTTGGCTGATCATCCAAAATTGTCATTAGATTCCCTGGAGGAGCAGGCGGATTCTCCTACATCGGGTCTGGTGCATCGATATTTTGATAAAGTGCTTTTTCTACCCACTGATGTGTGTCCGGTCTATTGTCGGTTCTGTACGCGCAGTTATGCCATTGGGAGTGATACAGATCAGGTGACAAAAATGAGTTTTAAGGCGGTCCCCAATACTTGGAATAAGGCGTTTGCCTACATTGCTTCGAGACCGGAAATTGAAGATGTCGTCATTTCTGGTGGAGATACTTACATGTTAAAACCTCACCGCATTAAACAAATCGGTGAAACACTATTAGCCATACCCCATGTACGACGGTTGCGCTTTGCCACAAAAGGGCCAGCAGTGATGCCCATGAAAATTATTTCTCAACCGGAGTGGACAAATGCCATAATCGACATTGTCAATCAGGGACGGGAAATGAGCAAAGAGGTGGTCGTTCATACTCATTTCAATCATAGCAGCGAGATTACGTCCATTACCCGAGAAGCCATGGATCTGTTTTTTAAAGCCGGTGTTACGGTACGCAATCAGAGTGTGCTCTTACGGGGTGTTAACGATACACCAGAAGCAATGATCAACCTGGTAAGACAATTATCACTCATGAATGTTCAGCCCTACTATGTCTATCAACATGATATGGTTCAAGGGACTGAAGAATTGAGGACCACGCTAAAAGATGGTCTAGAGCTGGAACGCCACGTGAGAGGTGCGACTGCTGGATTTAACACCCCCACATTTGTAACGGATGCGCCTGGTGGTGGTGGGAAGAGAGATATCCATAGTTATGATTATTATGACGAGGTAACGGGAATTTCTGTTTACCGCAGCCCCAGTGTTGAAGATGAAATGGTCTATCTCTATTATGATCCCATTCACCTGTTGTCAGAAAAAGGTCAAAAACTCTGGGAGGATCCTTCGATGCATGAAAAAATGATCCTGGATGCCATTGAGAAGGCGGGTTACCAGGATTTTTCACAGGCTTATGAATAGTCCTGAGTTAAATGCGATACTAAATAGGAGCATATATGCCATTTCAATTTAGTGTTGAATATCCACTGGATATTGTGATTGGAAGAGTTGTGGGAGAAGGGAACTTTTCAGAAACCTTTGGTGAGATCAAGAAATCAATTATTACCAAGCAAGGGGAGGGAATAACCAGACGTTTGTATGATTTCCAAGATAGTGACTTCTTTTTTGATATTGATAAGGCTATCCAACTCGTTAACATTATTCAGCATACTGGCAAAATGTTAAACTCTAAAAAGATAGCCCTCCTTTTTCAGGAAATCCCTGAGACATTCGATCTGGAGCAATTAGCCCCACACTTGGAGTCAGAAGATGTTTCCATCGGAATTTTTATCGAACAGGCTAAAGCAGTAGAATTCCTAAATCAAAAATAGAAAGGAGTCTGATTCCACCTGGCAGATTATAAGGAGAATTTAGGGATATAGTTCATTATGTTTTTTTGCCATACATAATGGTAAGAAAATTAGCACTAAAAGGGCGAGGATATACAATCTTGACGAAACCGCTAGAAGTATCTGAAAATTCATGAAATGTGCCCTAAAACCATTAAATACAACCACATATAGTGAATGCTCCTAATCCATATATATCAACACTTTGCGTCATTTCGATGAACTCAATACAACGCTCTGCGCGCTCTGCGCCCTGCGAGAGGGACTTTTTGCGAAGGCGTCAATCTTAAAAGAAGGATTAAGTATGAAAATTAAAAGAGGGAAACAGCTTGGTTTATTCGTCATCATATTAAGTATGTTTATGCTTATAGCTTGTGAACCGGGGAATCAGGAAAATGTCGATATCAAAACAAGTCAACAGGCATTGGTTGAGCAAGATGAAATTAAAGAAGTCATCAAACGAGCTGAGGCCGCTGAAGCTCGGATGGCAGAACTGGTGAGCAGACTTGAGAACATTGAAGATCAGTTGGGCGAAAGAGATCAAAAGGTCTCAGAGCTAAAGCAGCAATTGGTTAACTACAAGAGAGCTATAACTGTTTTTGTCATAATTGTTTTTGTATTACTACTAATTATTCTCTACAGTATGCGTGAAAATATCCAAAGCCTCAAATCATTTCCTATGGAATTCACCAGGTTTGGTCAGCGTTTGAGGAAAGCAACAAAACGCAGTTCTGGTAGGAGCGGTCGTGGAAAAGAAAAGTCTGGGGAGAAAATAAAAAAAGCACAACCAGGTTCTTCTCGATCAGCCAGAAAGAAGATGAGCAGGAAGCCAGGAAAAACAGATGAACCCAAATCAAAAGCTGAACCAAATTCAACCCGGACCAGCACCAGGAAAACCAAAGATATTGGGAAAAAGACAGTCCCAAAGCCTGCTTCAGGAAAACCTAAAAAATAGATTGGGATGGAACTGAGATGAAAGTTCAAAAATTTATTGTTCGAATATTACTCGGGATGAGCCTGCTATTGTTTATGAGCTGTTTTGGGAACAATAGCGAATTGCTTCAGGAAAAGGACAAGGAGCTTGACCAACTTCGGGCGGAACTTGAGCAGTTGGATAAACAGCTGGAAGACGAGAACAAACAAGTTCAAAGGTTTAAAGATGAGCTTGAGAAAAAAAATGAGGATATTACTCAGGAGATACTACGAAGTCAGGCCTATAAAAAAGAAGTAGAAAAACTAGAAAAGGAACTGAGAGGGACCTTTGTTCTAAGTAATCGTATTCTATTGCCCAACTCAGTATTGTTTAAGTCGGGGAGCGCAGAGTTAAGCGAGAGAGGACAGCAATTTATTGCTGAAATTGGCGAGACTTTAAGTAGCCATCCACATCGGGAAATCCTAGTTGAGGGGCATAGTGATACGGTTCCAATTAGCTCAAAATATCGTTGGAAATATACCAGTAACTGGGAACTGTCTTCGGCTAGGGCGTTGGCTGTGCTTCATTATCTTCAGGATGAGGGGCAGATTGCTCCAAAACGCTTAGGGGCAGTCTCATACGGAGAATACCACCCTATCACCAGTAATGCCAGATCAGCAGGACGGGCTCAAAATCGTCGGGTAGAAATTGTCATTGGGCGTCCGCTTAAATAGTTAGTAACAGCTTCGAGCGCTCCACGGTTGTCTCAAAAACCCTAAAAGCCGTCTCAAAGTCAACGTGTCATCGTTTTAGACAATTTGAGACAGGTCGGATCATTTACAAAATTTTCCGAGCTACTTTTCTCCAACTGATTGTAGTAGCGGTTTATTTTTTCGGATCTCAAGCTTCTTATTTTGCCATTAAAATGTGGGCCACCCAGGAGAGTCGAACTCCTGACCTACGCATTACGAATGCGTTGCTCTACCAACTGAGCTAGGGTGGCATTAAATTTTCAAGCTATCCTTTCAGCTAAATCTGATTCTTCGCATCTCGACTCCACTCGATGTGACGATTAAGGATATATTTCAAAATTCTACAGTTTGCAATCTTGCCTGTGTTTAAAAAAGCTGGTGAATATAGAATTTGCCACATGCTGCTGCAAGTCTTGAGGAAAATGTTAGTTTGTTTTCACTTAATTGGCAGCAATTTTGTTGCTTAAGAATACTAATGACACGCAAGGGGAAAATAGAATGCATCTGAATATCCGTAAAACATCAATAGTCGTTTTATTCCTAATAGCTGCGATCAGCCAGGTCAACGCTTTGGAACTGACTTTTCAAAATGATAAAACTGAAATTCGGCTTAGCCAATTAGATCAGAATACAGCTAAATTTGAAATAAGTATTCAGAACATCTCGATCGAAGCCATCACCTTACCACAAGGGGAGTTCACCCAGCTCAATATACCCGGATTTCACCGCACTCTGGAAACAGGCGTCCCGCAACTGCCCAGTATGAACCGTCTCATCGAATTGCCTCAGGGCGATAATTTTCAAGTTTCACTGATCTATTCAGAAACAGAGACCCTCAATTTGCGAGCATTAGGCTTTGATGCGCCCGTTTTTCCAGCTCAACCTTCCCTGGCCAAAAATATTGATCCCAACACCGTCCCCTTTCTTATGAATGATGATCTTTACACAGAAGATAATTATCTGGATCAAGAGCAACTCCAGCTGGACATGCTGGGACAAATGCGAGATGCCAATATTGGACTGCTGAAAATTCAGCCTGTTGAGTATAATCCGGTGACTGGTGAATTACGGATACATCATCGACTTAAGCTCCAAATCGACCTCTCTCAGTCTGATTGGCCATTAACCCAGACCAGAAAATCTCAAAAACAAACCGCTGTCTTTTCAGTATTGCATCGCCAGATCACTTCCCTGGTTCAGCAAGATGGTGTTCGTGAAGATCTGGTCACAGCACCGATCAAAATGGCTATTGTTGCTCACAGCATGTTCAGCGACGCCCTCCAACCATTTATCCAATGGAAACAGCGGCAAGGCTATACCATCATTGAAGGTTATCTGGGAGAAGGTGACCTGGGAAGCACTTCTACATCGATTGAAAACTGGCTGACAGACCTATATAATGGCGGAACGGCTGAAGACCCGGCCCCCAGTTTCGTTCTCCTGGTTGGAGACCGGGCTCAAGTACCGGCACCCAATGGAAATCACGGATCCCATGTAACGGATCGATATTACGCAGAGGTGACGGGTGACATGCTTCCCGATATGTATTTGGGACGTTTTCCTGCTGCTTCGGTCAGTCAGCTGGAAGCTATGATCGCTAAGACCCTCATGTATGAGCAATACACAATGACCGACCCCAGCTATTTGGGCGAAGTGGTTATGATCGCCGGTATGGACGGTACCTTCGGTCCTACTCACGGTAACGGTCAGATCAATTATGGCACGCAGCATTATTTTAATCCCGAACATGGGATTCTTTCGCATACCTATCTTTATCCGGTCTCTGGTTCCAGTGCCGCAGCCATCAGAGCGGATTTGTCAGCAGGAGTCGCTTTTGCTAATTATACTGCACACGGAAGCGCCACTACCTGGCATGACCCCTATTTATCTATTTCTAATGTCAATGCCTTGACCAACAGCCAGGCATATTTCACCGCCATTGCCAATGCCTGTCTTACTGCAAAATTTGACACACCTGAATGCATTGGCGAAGCCTTTCTCAGGGCTCCTGACAAAGGAGCCATTGGCTACATCGGCGGTACCAACAGCACATATTGGGATGAAGATTATTATTGGGGTGTTGGAAATGGTCCCGTAGTACCATCAGGTGCCACCTATGAACAAACCAGCTGGGGCATGTATGATGGTCTGTTTCATGATCATGGTGAACCGGAATCAGAATGGACCATCACCAATTCCGCCATGGTCTATCGTGGCAATCTGGCTGTCACCGAAAGTTCGTCTTCCCGAGCCAATTATTATTGGGAAATTTACCAGTTGTTTGGGGATCCCTCTCTTATGACCTATATGGGTGTCCCTGAAACTGCAAGTGTCAGTGTTCCAGATGCAGTTGTCATGGGCAGCAGTGAAATTGTTATTTCAGCGCCTCCATTTTGCTATGCTTCACTGAATATCAATAATGCAAATATCACAGCTGTGCAAGTTGATGGCATGGGGAATGCCACATTGTTCTTTGATCCCACTGACCTGATA
This region of Candidatus Neomarinimicrobiota bacterium genomic DNA includes:
- the ablB gene encoding putative beta-lysine N-acetyltransferase, with the translated sequence MNYKTCQLQHGPLSDRVYIMKIVPERVQDVLALAESLALEHHYSKIFAKIPIALIPEFMAQGYEEEARIPGLGEKPKGIAFMSNFITKKRKKPHKTSEIMKVKSATLTQGLSRKSTILSKDYSIKEAEIKDSPGLALLYREIFASYPFPITDPIFVAQSMAENVRYFVIRHKREIVAVAAAEMDYDCRAVEMTDFATIPAYRGNQLGQMLLDHMETAMLTEPIDTAYTIARAVSYGMNITFGRADYEFAGTLINNTHIGGSIESMNVWYKQLIHI
- a CDS encoding KamA family radical SAM protein — translated: MHGKLHSNKEFNKYQTAETIDDLPDLVTDHSELDEISEIEIPDAIKDPVTLQDLAHRDFSSDLFWQKIPAFKNVDRETFMDVSFQNSNSATKVDHLDELLEDLVPAAFLDDVREGMRLAPMNLRLSPYVISLIDWDNPYDDPLRIQFIPVASTRLADHPKLSLDSLEEQADSPTSGLVHRYFDKVLFLPTDVCPVYCRFCTRSYAIGSDTDQVTKMSFKAVPNTWNKAFAYIASRPEIEDVVISGGDTYMLKPHRIKQIGETLLAIPHVRRLRFATKGPAVMPMKIISQPEWTNAIIDIVNQGREMSKEVVVHTHFNHSSEITSITREAMDLFFKAGVTVRNQSVLLRGVNDTPEAMINLVRQLSLMNVQPYYVYQHDMVQGTEELRTTLKDGLELERHVRGATAGFNTPTFVTDAPGGGGKRDIHSYDYYDEVTGISVYRSPSVEDEMVYLYYDPIHLLSEKGQKLWEDPSMHEKMILDAIEKAGYQDFSQAYE
- a CDS encoding OmpA family protein; this encodes MKVQKFIVRILLGMSLLLFMSCFGNNSELLQEKDKELDQLRAELEQLDKQLEDENKQVQRFKDELEKKNEDITQEILRSQAYKKEVEKLEKELRGTFVLSNRILLPNSVLFKSGSAELSERGQQFIAEIGETLSSHPHREILVEGHSDTVPISSKYRWKYTSNWELSSARALAVLHYLQDEGQIAPKRLGAVSYGEYHPITSNARSAGRAQNRRVEIVIGRPLK
- a CDS encoding C25 family cysteine peptidase, whose product is MHLNIRKTSIVVLFLIAAISQVNALELTFQNDKTEIRLSQLDQNTAKFEISIQNISIEAITLPQGEFTQLNIPGFHRTLETGVPQLPSMNRLIELPQGDNFQVSLIYSETETLNLRALGFDAPVFPAQPSLAKNIDPNTVPFLMNDDLYTEDNYLDQEQLQLDMLGQMRDANIGLLKIQPVEYNPVTGELRIHHRLKLQIDLSQSDWPLTQTRKSQKQTAVFSVLHRQITSLVQQDGVREDLVTAPIKMAIVAHSMFSDALQPFIQWKQRQGYTIIEGYLGEGDLGSTSTSIENWLTDLYNGGTAEDPAPSFVLLVGDRAQVPAPNGNHGSHVTDRYYAEVTGDMLPDMYLGRFPAASVSQLEAMIAKTLMYEQYTMTDPSYLGEVVMIAGMDGTFGPTHGNGQINYGTQHYFNPEHGILSHTYLYPVSGSSAAAIRADLSAGVAFANYTAHGSATTWHDPYLSISNVNALTNSQAYFTAIANACLTAKFDTPECIGEAFLRAPDKGAIGYIGGTNSTYWDEDYYWGVGNGPVVPSGATYEQTSWGMYDGLFHDHGEPESEWTITNSAMVYRGNLAVTESSSSRANYYWEIYQLFGDPSLMTYMGVPETASVSVPDAVVMGSSEIVISAPPFCYASLNINNANITAVQVDGMGNATLFFDPTDLIPGVAELVVTGQNLQPWFGEINIITPDGAYLIVDHIILDDSPQGNGNGQADFGETLDIYFTLHNVGVDTAYNVIGDLSTWDPYVTTLIQAAQVDLLAPDSTVAQGPFTIMVGSDCPDNHLAELSLSLMAGLGQWTADFELLLRAPHVVMSDILVNDDDNHRLDIGESTILTLSMENQGGSDLSTLQVTLSSDDGYITLPDAPVILYDLLSSELQVADFAISVIPATPVEHNITFNWLATGDLGYTAQGQFRLVAGLIVEDFESGNFSAFDWELAGHVDWLVQSQDVFEGNYAAYSGNVGDSQNAELSLILDVTEPGDLSFMYKVSSESSTSGYYDGLKFFMDGALVEQWQGEISWTEASYAVTPGLHEFSWKYEKDGSVSHGSDCAWIDFVIMPPTSSSGGGLGDLNSDGQVNIQDVVRLVNIILGQGAEPTDLELFYADLNGDDRVDIGDLVSMVNIIIGGNQTVAVELINKSAEIRIK